One part of the Helicoverpa armigera isolate CAAS_96S chromosome 3, ASM3070526v1, whole genome shotgun sequence genome encodes these proteins:
- the LOC110377761 gene encoding trans-1,2-dihydrobenzene-1,2-diol dehydrogenase: MTLRWGIVSAGKISHDFVNALNSFPDKGDQAVVSVAARDKSRAAEFAKLHKIPKVADSYQALAKSSDVDVVYIGALNPDHYALTKLFLENDKHVLCEKPFCLNLKQTETLINLAKKKNLFFMEAVWSRFCPAYIYLENEIAAGNLGDVSFLEGNFGIFCEADRMFKKDQGGSALLDIGIYLLQLSQYVFKKYPERITAVGELNSEGVDETETIILEYGGGKRAVLNTQSRLRLINRATIYGSKGRITLEDPFHFPDRVTAVNGDVKKFPLHTSPLPYNFENSAGLVYQTVEVAKCIRNGQIESPRMSHKESLELAKLRDTIRKQLGVHYDVDDQEFA; encoded by the exons ATGACACTGCGTTGGGGAATCGTATCAGCCGGCAAGATTAGCCATGACTTCGTCAACGCATTGAACTCGTTCCCTGACAAAGGAGACCAGGCCGTAGTGTCTGTAGCAGCCAGAGATAAGAGCAGGGCTGCGGAGTTCGCGAAACTTCATAAAATTCCCAAAGTCGCTGATAGTTATCAGGCATTGGCCAAGAGTAGTGATGTCG ATGTCGTCTACATCGGTGCTTTGAATCCTGACCACTATGCGCTTACAAAGCTGTTCCTGGAAAATGACAAGCACGTGTTGTGTGAGAAACCGTTCTGTTTGAACCTCAAACAAACGGAGACTTTGATCAACTTGGCCAAGAAGAAGAACTTGTTCTTCATGGAAGCAGTCTGGTCTCGCTTCTGTCCCGCTTACATTTACTTGGAGAATGAAATCGCAGCGGGAAATCTTGGGGATGTTTCATTCTTAGAGGGTAACTTCGGAATTTTCTGCGAGGCTGATAGGATGTT CAAAAAAGATCAAGGAGGCAGTGCTTTGCTCGACATCGGTATCTACTTGCTCCAATTATCCCAGTACGTGTTCAAAAAATACCCCGAGAGGATCACAGCTGTTGGTGAACTGAACAGCGAAGGTGTGGATGAGACAGAGACAATCATTTTGGAGTATGGAGGTGGCAAGCGAGCAGTTCTCAACACTCAGTCCCGACTGAGGCTCATCAACAGGGCTACGATCTATGGCTCTAAAGGCCGCATTACG CTGGAGGATCCCTTCCACTTCCCTGACAGAGTGACTGCCGTCAATGGAGACGTGAAGAAGTTCCCACTGCACACGTCACCACTTCCGTACAACTTCGAGAACAGCGCGGGTCTCGTTTATCAGACTGTGGAAGTGGCAAAGTGTATTCGTAATG GACAAATCGAGTCACCCCGTATGTCGCACAAGGAAAGTCTGGAGCTGGCCAAACTGAGGGACACCATAAGAAAACAGTTGGGCGTCCACTACGATGTGGACGATCAGGAATTCGCTTGA
- the LOC110377790 gene encoding trans-1,2-dihydrobenzene-1,2-diol dehydrogenase has product MTLRWGIVTAGRISHDFVNAFNSYPNKEDQEIVAVAARNKSRAADFAKTHGIPKVFDSYEAMAKSNDIDVAYIGSLNSEHYELSILFLENGKHVLCEKPFCLNAKQTRSVISLAKKKKLFVMEAVWTRFSPAYIDLEKDIQNGKLGDIKFIEADFGIVSPDDRSTHIKEFGGGAILDVGVYVLQLPQFVWKQDPKRITTVGSLYDSGVDLAETIILEYEGGKRAVLNIHTQQEFWNKATIYGTKGRVTLEQPFHFPHIVIDVDGTTKEYPLHSSKLPYNFTNSPGLVYQALEVARCIRAGLIESPRMTHDESMGLALLEDIIRRQLGVHFDADDKEYPW; this is encoded by the exons ATGACACTCCGGTGGGGAATTGTGACGGCTGGGAGGATCAGCCATGACTTCGTGAACGCTTTCAACTCGTATCCGAATAAGGAAGACCAGGAGATAGTTGCAGTGGCAGCCAGGAATAAAAGCAGAGCTGCGGATTTCGCTAAAACGCATGGCATACCCAAAGTGTTTGACTCTTATGAGGCAATGGCTAAGAGTAATGATATTG ATGTCGCCTACATCGGTTCATTGAATTCGGAGCACTATGAACTTTCAATACTGTTTCTTGAAAACGGCAAACACGTGTTGTGCGAAAAACCATTTTGTCTAAATGCTAAGCAAACCCGCAGTGTTATTAGCCTAGCCAAGAAGAAGAAACTGTTTGTTATGGAAGCTGTCTGGACTAGGTTCTCTCCAGCATACATTGATTTGGAGAAAGACATACAGAATGGAAAACTTGGTGACATCAAGTTTATTGAGGCTGACTTTGGAATCGTTAGTCCGGATGACAGAAGCACACA tataaAAGAATTCGGTGGAGGTGCTATACTCGATGTAGGAGTATATGTGTTGCAGCTACCACAATTTGTATGGAAGCAAGATCCTAAGAGGATAACGACAGTCGGCAGTCTGTACGACTCTGGCGTGGACTTGGCGGAAACTATTATCCTGGAATATGAAGGTGGTAAGCGGGCTGTGCTTAACATTCACACGCAGCAAGAGTTCTGGAATAAGGCCACTATTTACGGAACTAAGGGACGGGTTACG ttGGAGCAGCCGTTCCACTTCCCCCACATAGTGATAGACGTGGATGGCACCACTAAGGAGTATCCACTACATTCGTCGAAGCTCCCATACAACTTCACGAATAGCCCCGGTTTGGTCTACCAGGCATTGGAAGTGGCGAGATGTATTAGAGCAG GGCTCATTGAATCACCTCGCATGACCCACGATGAGAGTATGGGTTTGGCTTTACTTGAAGATATTATTCGGAGACAACTGGGTGTGCACTTTGACGCTGATGATAAAGAATATCCTTGGTGA
- the LOC110377760 gene encoding cystathionine gamma-lyase, which translates to MTDQGFLKQQPGFATVAIHAGQEPEKWNSAAVVPPITLSTTFKQPAPAEHTGFEYGRSGNPTRNTLEECLAALEGGKHGFTFASGLGAITTVAMLLNQGDHIISIDDLYGGTNRLLRQVITRLGIEVTFTDITVPGNLEKAIQSNTKMLWLETPTNPNLKVVDIAAASKVVKEHGDIIVVVDNTFLTCYLQKPLDFGADIVLYSLTKYMNGHSDVVMGSAATNDDALAEKLRFLQNAMGVVPSPFDCYLVNRSLKTLALRMERHKESALIIAQWLEKHPKVTEVMHPGLPSHKHYEIAKKQMTGHSGVFSFKHCGDLKESRKFLSSLKIFTLAESLGGYESLAELPSVMTHASVPEKQREELGITHSLIRLSVGLEDVEDLIQDLERAFSEAF; encoded by the exons ATGACGGATCAAGGATTTTTGAAACAACAACCAGGCTTCGCTACCGTTGCCATACATGCTGGTCAGGAACCTGAAAAATGGAATAGTGCTGCGGTAGTGCCACCTATTACTTTGTCTACCACTTTCAAGCAACCGGCTCCAGCTGAGCATACA GGCTTCGAATACGGAAGATCAGGAAACCCAACAAGAAATACCTTGGAAGAATGCCTTGCAGCGTTAGAGGGTGGAAAACATGGTTTCACTTTTGCTTCTGGATTAGGAGCGATCACAACCGTAGCTATGCTTCTTAATCAAGGTGACCACATAATTTCAATTGATGATCTTTATGGCGGCACCAATCGTCTTTTAAG GCAAGTTATAACTAGACTAGGAATAGAAGTAACGTTCACGGACATCACGGTTCCTGGAAATTTAGAAAAAGCTATTCAATCAAACACCAAG atGCTCTGGTTAGAGACCCCGACAAACCCCAACTTAAAAGTTGTTGATATTGCTGCGGCTTCCAAAGTAGTCAAAGAGCATGGTGATATTATTGTGGTTGTGGATAATACATTCCTCACATGTTACCTACAAAAGCCGTTGGACTTCGGCGCAGACATAGTTTTGTACTCATTAACCAAGTATATGAATGGACACTCAGACGTAGTGATGGGATCAGCAGCAACTAACGACGATGCACTCGCGGAAAAACTtagatttttacaaaatg CCATGGGTGTGGTGCCGTCGCCATTTGATTGTTACCTAGTAAACAGAAGTCTCAAAACATTGGCTTTGCGTATGGAACGCCATAAAGAATCTGCTCTAATAATTGCTCAGTGGTTAGAAAAGCATCCTAAAGTAACTGAAGTTATGCATCCAG gaCTGCCTTCTCACAAACATTATGAGATTgccaaaaaacaaatgactgggCATTCTGGTGTCTTTAGTTTCAAACACTGCGGTGATCTAAAAGAGTCAAGaaagtttttaagttctttgaaaatattcacTTTGGCTGAAAGTTTGGGAGGATACGAAAGTTTGGCGGAATTACC atcGGTAATGACACATGCATCAGTTCCCGAGAAACAGCGAGAGGAGCTCGGTATCACTCATTCACTAATAAGGCTCTCAGTCGGTTTAGAAGACGTAGAAGATCTCATTCAAGATTTAGAAAGAGCGTTTAGCGAAGCATTTTAA